The nucleotide window GCTGTCATCACGTTTCCGTACAACACTTCCGATAAGTCGGTGCGGTTCTTCATCGAACAGCAATGGATCTATATCGGCTCCACCAATCAATACGAGACCATCAATTAGATTTAATAACGCTTCTACGTTTTCTTCTGTAGCATTCGGTATACAGATAGGGATACCTCCCGCTTGTTCAATTGAAGTTAAATATCCATTGTTAATATCCAACTTTTTGTCAAAATCATACATTGTCAATCCAATAATCGGTTTCATTCTCTTTATCCCCTTATTATTTATAGATAATTCCAATAATTTAAATTATACTATTTCGTTATACTAAATGACTACAAAAATAAAAAAGGACTGCACATTGGCAATCCTTTACATTCAAACAATTTCCAGTTGTTTTATAAAATACTGTTTAATTTCTTTCCAATTTTGAACACGGATGAAACCCTCTTCTGAACGATTGTAGGGCATCGAATACAATATGCCTGTTCCTTTAAATGCTGCTAGTTGGCGTGGGCTGTCATCGATTAAATAATCGGTATGTATTACCGCTTTATTTCCGCAAAAGACAATGTTTTGTGTTTTAATAAAGGGCAAATGCTCCATTAACCAGTCGTATTTCGCTGTAAATGAACCCGGTACATCCATTGCTGCTGTCGCAATAAAAATTTCATAATGTTCCTGCAGTTCACGAATGACTTCAATTGCATCTACATCCAGTACGTTTAAATCTCTGAAATAGTCCGGCTCATTTAATAAAGCAAATAATTTTTTCGCATCTTCTCGAGGCAAATCACGCTGTGTCGTCAGAAGAAACTCTTCATCTGTAAAATTTGTGCCGAAATTCTCGTTATATGTAACTCGTAATTTCGAATAAAAGTCAGCCAGCACCTGGTCCATATCGATAGCAATACTTTTTTTCATGTAATAAGCCTCCTTGAAATTTCCTAATTTTAGTTTATACAATTGTATTGTGAAAAAACAAGGTATAACTCTTTACAATTAACAACGTACATATTTACGTTTAAAACCGATCCGCCCTTTTTCCACCTGTTTTTCAATTTCCGCATATGCATGCAGTTCACCCGGTTTTTTTCCTTCACGTTTCGTTTTAATAGGTCCGATTGCTTTAGCAATTTCCCTTGCCTCATCATGTAAAGGTTTAAATGAAACACCGACTGTCATGACAAAATTGTTCATCGCTACTTGAGTACGCTGCGGTGCATGATGAATATTTTGTTTTACATATTCAAGCATATCCATTAACTTT belongs to Solibacillus sp. FSL W7-1436 and includes:
- a CDS encoding 5' nucleotidase, NT5C type; amino-acid sequence: MKKSIAIDMDQVLADFYSKLRVTYNENFGTNFTDEEFLLTTQRDLPREDAKKLFALLNEPDYFRDLNVLDVDAIEVIRELQEHYEIFIATAAMDVPGSFTAKYDWLMEHLPFIKTQNIVFCGNKAVIHTDYLIDDSPRQLAAFKGTGILYSMPYNRSEEGFIRVQNWKEIKQYFIKQLEIV